CGCCGCCCGACCCTGAGCGAAAACTGCTGGCGGTCAGGCAAAAGATGAATACCCCCGCAAACGCGGCTTTCGGCAACGCCAGCAACCAACCGCCAGGACCGGCGTGCGCGTCCAGCCCGGCTCCCACAAACACCACGGTTGTCAGCAAAAACCGCACGAAAAACCCCACTCGGCTCCTGCGCCAGGCGTCTTTCATGACCCAAAACAGCGCCAGGAACAGCGCCAGAATCGCTACTGTTCCCAGCAAAAATGCCAACCAGTCGAAGAAATTGACGTCGCGGTATTGATTCACCACCACCAGGCTGACCCCATAGATCAACAGCGCCAGCGCGCAGTAGAACACTGTGCGTGCCCTCCACAGCCAGCCGAAAACCGCGGCGCCGATCAGCAGGTTGAGTGGAAACACCACGAGGTACACCGGCCATTCCCGACCGCCGCAAACCCCCACCACCAGCGCAGTCAGCACCCCCATGGCAATCAACGCGTGGCGCCAGTGCAGCGTGCGGGTCACCACCAGCACGCCGACGCCGGCACCGACAATGAACGCCAGTAACACCGCGCTGGCGCCCAGGGGCAACCCCTTTTCAGCGTCCCTGGGCAGGTCACCGCCGTCTACCAGCACGACCAGGTCATTCACGCCCCTGGCCACGCCGCCCACGTAGTTTCCCTGGCGAAACGCCGGCGTGATGTGCTCGTCGATGATGCGATGGGCCAGCAAGTCCGTGACGGTGCCTTCCAGGCCATAGCCCACCTCGATGCGCACCTTGCGATCGTCCTTGGCCACCAGCAGCAGGATGCCGTCGTTGACGTCCTTGCGCCCCAGTTTCCAGGCGCGAAACACCTGGTTGGCATAGTCCTCGATGCTCGCGTCGCCGGTGGTCGGCACCAGCAGCACGGCCACCTGTGAGCCTTTGCGTCGTTCAAGCGCGTCGAGTTCGAGTTTCAGGCGGGCCAGGGTTTGGGCGTCGAGGGTGCCAGTGAGGTCAATCACCCGCTGGTCGAGGGCCACGCCAATCGGCGAAGTCTCGGCCTGAGCGGTGACCAACAGGCCGGCGACCATCAACACCAGCAAACTCACAACAAATGGATGCAACCACCGCAACATGTCCGTACCTGACGTTTCTTCCTGAAGTCGCCGACTTTACCTTATCGACGTATAACGCGTGACCCCACGCCTGCGACTATCTAAACTGCGCCCATACCCACATAGCAAAAAGCCATACACGAGAACGCCATGGACCTGAAGCACCGCAACAACGTCAGTGTGACGGGCAATGGCATGGCGACCCTGGTGTTCTCGCACGGGTTCGGCTGCAACCAGGCCATGTGGAATTACCTGGCGCCGGCATTCGTCGACCGCTTCCGCGTGGTGATGTACGACTTGGTCGGGGCCGGCCTGTCGGACCTCAGTGCGTTCGACAAAACCAAATACGCCACACTGGCTGGTTATGCCCAGGATTTGAACGAGATTGTCGACGCCTATGCAACGGGCCCGGTGATCCTGGTCAGCCATTCGGTCAGTGCGATGATCGCCACCCTCGCCGACCGCCTGGCGCCTGGGCGCATCGCCGCCCATGTGATGATCGGCCCTTCGCCGCGCTACATTAATGACGCCGATTACGTCGGTGGTTTCCAGCGCAGCGACATCGCCGACCTGCTCGACACACTCGACAGCAACTACCTCGGCTGGTCCAGTGCGATGGCCCCGAAGATCATGGGCGCGCCGGGGCAACCGGCCTTGAGCGACGAGCTGAGTGACAGTTTTTGCCGCACCGAGCCCGACATCGCCAAGCAGTTTGCGCGGGTGACGTTTATGTCGGACAACCGCCAGGACGTGGTTGGCCTGGCCACGCCGGTGCTGATCCTGCAATCGAGCGATGACCTGATCGCCCCGGTCGCCGTGGGTGAATACCTGCACCGCGTGCTGCCCAACAGCGCTTACTGCCTGGTGGACAACGTCGGCCATTGCCCGCACATGAGCGCGCCAAAGGCCTGCGCGGCGGCCATGGAAGACTTCCTGGCGCCGTGGGCGATTGCCGATGTCGGCTGAGTTGTTCGACAACGCCGCCTGCGCCCTGGCCGTCACAGCTGAAGACGGCACGATCCTGCAGGCCAATGCGCGCTTCAGCGAATGGCTGGGGTTCAGCCGCGCCGAGTTGTGCGGGCGCCGCTTCCAGGACTTGTTGACCATGGGTGGGCGGATTTTCCACCAGACCCACCTGGCGCCGATGCTGCGCCTGCGCGGCAGTGTCACCGAAGTAAAACTCGACATGCGGCACCACGACGGGCACAAAGTGACTGTGCTGCTCAATGGCAACAAGCGCGAGCAGGCTGACGCGGCGGTGTACGACCTGGCCTTGTTCGGCACCACCGACCGTGACAAGTACGAACGCGAGTTGCTCAACGCACGCCACCTGGCCGAAGCCCTGTTGCAGGAAAGAACCGCCACCGAAATTGCATTGCAGCAAGCCCAGGCCGAGTTGAGCGAGGCTTACGCGATTGCCCAGCGCCGTGCGCTGTTTGCCGAGCAGATGGTGGCGATCGTCAGTCACGATTTGAAGAACCCTCTTACCGCGATCCGTATGGCGTCCGACTTTCTCAACCGTGGCGAGCGTACGGCCAAAGAGCATCAGTTATTGGGCCATATCGCCCAGTCCTCCGAGCGCGCCCATCGCATGATCGCCGACTTGCTGGACTTCACCCAGGCCCGGGTCGGCCACGGTATTTCCATCAAGGCCGCACCGTTGGACTTGCATGCGGTTATTGCGCTCGCCGTGGATGAGCTGCGCGTGGCCTTCCCCAAGGCCACGCTGGAGCATCACGCCGAAGGCCAGGGCGACGCCTGCCTGGATGCCGACCGCGTGCAGCAGATCATCGGCAACCTGGTGGCCAACAGCGTCGCGTACGGCGACTTGCGCCAGCCGATCAGCGTGACCTCCAGGCTCGGCGAGAAAGGCTGCGAAGTGTCGGTTCACAACTACGGCGCGGTGATTCCAGAAGCATTGCTGGCCGACCTGTTCGAGCCCATGACCCGTGGCACCGACCAGGGCAGCGAGGTGCGCAGCGTGGGCTTGGGCCTGTACATCGTGCGTGAGTTGGCCAGAGTGCACGGCGGCGATGTGGCCGTGAGTTCCTGCGCCACCGGCGGTACGACGTTTACGGTGAAATTTTAGAACACGTACGCGGCGCCCTGCATGACCGGCTCAACGCTGCCGGTCAACACCACACCGCCCTGCCCGTCCCATTGCACCGTGACCGTGCCGCCGTCGCACTGCACCTGCACGGTGTCGTCCAACAGGCCGCGCCGAATGCCGTTGACCACCGCGCCGCAACAACACGAACCGGAGCCCAACGGCACACCGCCGCCGCGCTCCCAGATGCGCAAGCGGATGTGGTTGCGGTTCAGCACCTGCACGAAGTGCACATTGGTCCTGGCCGGGAACAGCGGGTGGGTTTCGAGTGCCGGCCCCACGGCTGACACATCGATGGCGGCAATATCCTCGACAAAAAAAGTGCAGTGCGGATTGCCCATGCTGCACGCGGCCGGGTTGCCGTCGATAGGCAAGCTGCGGGTGTCCATCACTTCGGCCAAGGGCACGGACGCCCACTCCAGCGATGGCGCGCCCATATCGACCGACACCTGCCGCGCGGCCGCGCGCACACAGGTCAGCAAGCCGCGCTCGGTGCGCAATACAATCGAATCGCTGCCGGTTTCATGCATCAGGCGGTCGGCCACGCCCCGGGTGGCGCTGCCGCAGGTCTGCAGCGGCGTGCCGTTGGGGTTCCAGAATTTGATGCGCGCAGCGGCGTCGTCGCAGTCAAGTACCACGGCCAGTTGGTTGAAGCCGATGCCAGTGTGGCGGTTGCCCAGGCGGCGGGCGATCTGCGCGGTGATCGGGTCGTCCTGGCCACGGCGGTCGATGATGATGAAATCGTCGCCATGGGCATGCATCTTCACGAACGGCAAGGTCATGAGCGGTCCTGGGGGAAAAATGAGTGGAGATCCAGCATACGGGAGTTTCATCCAAGCCGATTCGGCCACATGTTAGCGTGGGCGCGTTCTCATCCTGCAGAGCCCTCGATGAAAAAAACCGCCTTCGTTTTTACCACACTGCTCGCCACGTTTTGCCACACGGCCGTCGCCGCCGCGCAAGCACCGAGCCTGTGCCAGCCGGCCTTGTCGAACCCGACATCCCAGGCACTGGTGACTGCCGCGCAACGGCATTTGGCCGACGTGCCTCAGCCCCTGCCCCATCTGCACACCGAAGGCACCCTGCCTCACCAGGGTATCCGCGAGCAAAGTATCGCCGCCGAAAAGGATTGGCCGGTGATGCGCCAGGCGGCGCTGGCGTGGCGATTGAGCCATGACCCGCGCTACCTCAAGCAAGTCGACGATTACCTGGCGGCGTGGGCCGAGGTGTACCAGCCGGACTTCAATCCGATCGACGAAACCAACCTCGACATGCTGATCAACGCCTATGCGCTCACCGCCGACAGCCTGCAACCGGCGACACGCGAGGCCAGCCGTCGCTTGATCAGCAGCCTGGGCAACGGCTACATCGCGCGCATCGAGCAGTTTCACGGGCAGAAAAAAGGCACCCAGACCAATAACTGGCAGAGTCATCGCGTGAAATTGGTCACGGTCGCGGCCGCCGCGCTGGGTGACCATGCGATGCTTGAGCAGGCCCATCAGCTGTTTAAACAGCAGATCGCCGATAACGTACTGCCGGACGGTTCGGTGACCGACTTTCAGGACCGCGACGCCCTGCATTACGTGGTCTATGACCTCGAACCGCTGGTGCAAGCCGCGCTGGCGGCCAAGCCTTACGGGGTCGGCGGCGACTGGCTGAGCCTGCGCGCGAACGGCGCGTCCCTGGCCGCTGCCCTTGATTGGCTGGTGCCCTATGCCACTGGGCAACGCAGCCATCAGGAATTCGTGCACACCCATGTGCAATTCGACAAAGATCGCGCTGGCGTGGGCGAAGCCGGTTACAGCGGCACCTGGCAACCCCAGAGCAGTGCGACGTTGTTCTGGCTGGCGGCGCAGTTGGACAAGCGGTATTTGCCCGTGGCCACGCAATTGGCCGCGCACCCGGCCGACTGGATCAGTGCCTGCTATTTAAAGTAAGCGCCGCTAGACTGGCCGCACTGCCCTTTGCAAAGGATTGACCATGCTCATTGTGTTCAGCGGCCTGCCCGGCACCGGCAAAACCACGCTTGCCCGCGAGGTGGCGCGCCAGGCCGGCGCGGTTTACCTGCGTATCGATGTGATCGAACAAGCGCTGCGCGGTTCTGGCGTATTGGCCGGTGATGTGGGGGCCAGCGGTTACGACGTGGCGAATGCGTTGGCGTTGAGCAATTTGCGCCTGGGCCACAAGGTCGTCGCCGATTGCGTGAACCCGGTCAAGGAAAGCCGCGCGGCGTGGCAGGCAGTGGCGACCGCAGCGGGAGTTGAGTTGCTGGATATACAGGTGGTCTGTTCGGATCGGCAGGAGCATCGGCGCCGGGTTGAAAGTCGCGCAGGTGATATTCCTGGCCTGGTTCCGCCGAGTTGGCAGTCGGTGACGGCGCATGAATATGAGGTGTGGGATGAGGTGCCGCTGACGGTCGATACTGCGATTGTGACGGTAGATCAGGCGGTCGCGTTGATCCTGAGGCACATCTAACCTGTGGCGAGCCCGCTCGCCACAGCAAGCCCACACCCTAAAGCACCGCCCCCATCGCCTTCATCAACACCGGGTCGCGCCCGTAAATGTCCGGCGCGTACACCAGCCCGCCCTGGCGATCGACTTCCACGGTCCAATAGCCCAGCAACACCGGCACCGGCGTCGCCAGCCTGAATTCATGGGTCACGCCGGTGGCCAGCAACTCGTCGGTGCGCGTGCGTTCGGCCGGGGTCACCAGCAGGTCGCGCAGCAGCAACGGTTGCTCAACCCGCACACACCCGGAGCTGAACGCGCGCGGGCCTTTGGTAAACAGCGGCTGGCTGGGCGTGTCATGCAGGTACACCGAGTAAGGGTTGGGGAAGCGCATCACGATTTTACCCAGCGGGTTGCGCGGGCCAGCGTCCTGGCGCAGGAGAATATTGCCGGGGCGCGCCCAGTCGATTTGCTCAGGCGCCAGCGGGCGGCCTTCGGGGTCGAGCACTTGCAGGTTTTGCTGGCGCAAATACTCGGGGTTGAGGCGGATCGCCGGGAGTTTGTCCTCACGCATGATGGTCGGCGGGATGGTCCAGGTCGGGTTCAGGGTCAGCCGGGTGATACGCGACTTCAGCAGCGGCGTCTGGCGTTCGGCGCGCCCGACTTGCAGGCGGGTTTGCCACACGGGGATGCCGCTCTGGTAGACGCTCAATTGCGCAGCGGCGACGTTGACCAGCACACCTTCAGGCTCCAGGTCCTGAGCCAGCCAGCGGAACCGCTCAAGGTTGATGCGCAGTTGGTCGCGGCGCATCGCCGGGCTGATATTCAGCTCGGCCACAGTGCCTGCGCCGATCACGCCGTCGGCCTGCAACGAATGGCTGAGCTGGAAGGCTTTGACCGCCTTGACCAGTTCGTCACGGTATTGCTTGCCATTGCCGGTGGGCGCCTTGGCCAGGTAGCCGCCACGGTATAAGCGTTGCGCCAGCTCCGGCACGCGTGGGTCTTCCATGCCGGGGCGCAGCAACGGGCCAGTGGCGACCGGGTCCCAATGCGGCAACGGTTGCAGGCGCACGGTGGCATAGGCATTGCGCAAACTGCGGTAAAGGTCGGCGCTGGGGCGCGCCTGGTCGAAGGCTTGGGCCATATTTTGCAAGCCACTGGCGGCGAAGGCCAGCACCTCGGTATTCGGGTCGCGGGTCGGCGGCTGGGAATGCCACAACGGCTCGAAGCGCGATTGCTGCAAGCGCCCGTAATGCAAATCCTGCAGGGCTTGCAGGTACTGGCGGCTGACGTCGATATCGCTGCACAGCACGTTGGCCGTGGCGTCCGCCGCAGGCAGGCTATAGTGGGTGGGGTCCAGGCCGTCGTCGGCGAGCATCAGCAACTGGGTGTTCAGGGCTTGGCGGCGATCATCGGCGGACCACAGCGGCACATCACCCTGCTGCTGGTAGAAGGCTTGCAGGCGCGATTGGGCTGCGGCGTCGATGTGCGGGGCGAGGCTGGGGCAAACGCTGGGCAACTGCGCAAGGGCCTGTTGCAGCGGGCTGGCTGAAATAACCGGCACGGCGCCCACGGGCAGCTCATCGGCTGTCGCGACCAGTGGTGCAACGAGCAGGCAAATGCTCAAGTAACATGCGTGTTTTTTGAACAATTGACTGGCTCCAATCCACAGCGGGGGACGTTTTGTAGATGCTGACTTTCATGTGCCGCTTCGGTTTGATCACCGTCACCCTGGCCGCGCTGAGCAATTTTGCGCTCGCCGCCAATGGGAATACTCCTAACTTGTATAGCAGCCTGGCGCGCTCGGCTCCAGAACTCAATCCCACCGTGCTGAAAAGCGCCCTGAACGCCGTGCAGTGCGCGGTCAATAATGGCGAGGAACGCTCAGAACGCCTGGCGGTTATTGACTACTCCCAACCCTCGACCGCTCGTCGGCTGTGGATCTTTGACCTACGCAAAAAGACCTTGGTGCTGCGCGACCTGGTGGCCCACGGGGCAAAATCCGGGGAAAACTTCGCCACCCAATTTTCCAATCGTGAAGGCAGCCACCAGTCCAGCCTGGGCTTGTTCCGCACCCAGGAAAGCTACCTCGGCACCCACGGCTACTCGTTGCGCATGGACGGCCTGGAGCCAGGTTTCAATGATCAGGCCCGCGACCGCGCACTGGTCATTCACGCCGCCGACTACGTAAGCCCCTTATGGAGCAAGCGCGAAGGCCGCATCGGCCGCAGCCAGGGTTGCCCGGCTGTACGCCCGCAGGTGGCGCGCCAGGTGGTGGACAAGCTCAAGGATGGGCAGTTCATGTTTTCCTGGTATCCGGACCAGCATTGGTTGAAGTCCTCAACCTATCTCAATTGCAAGCCCCAACAGGTGGCGAGTAGTCGTACAATCCGTGGTGGTTAGCCTGTCCCCACAGATAAAAGAGAGCGTCGCATGCTTCTACACCACTCCACCTGGATCGAGATCGGGCAGTTTCTGGAACGCAGCCGCACGGTGGTGATTCCCATCGGCTCCAACGAACAACATGGCCCCACCGGCCTGCTGGGCACTGACTGGATGTGCCCGGAGATCATTGCCCATGAGGCGCAGAAGAACGCCGACATCCTGATCGGCCCGACCTTCAATATCGGCATGGCCCAGCATCATTTGGGTTTTCCCGGCACCATTTCGCTGCGCCCTTCCACCTTTATCGCCGCGATTGGCGACTGGGTGCGTTCGCTGGCCGGGCATGGTTTCGACAAGATCCTGTTTCTGAACGGCCACGGCGGCAATATCGCCACCATTGAGGCGGCGTTCTCCGAGCTGTACGCCGAGGCCAGCTTCGCCCGCCGCCCGGCCGGTTTCGCGCTGAAGCTGGTGAACTGGTGGGATCTGGAAGGCGTCACCGACCTGGCTCAACGCCAATTCCCGGTCGGCCACGGCAGCCATGCCACGCCGTCGGAAATTGCAGTGACGCAGTGGGCGTACGCGGATTCGATCAAGTCTGCCGAGTATTCACCCCAAATTGCCAACACCGGGCCAATTCGCGAAGCGCTGGACTTCCGCGCACGCTTCCCCGACGGGCGCATGGGGTCGGACCCGGCCCTGGCGACGGTGGAAAAAGGCGGTGAGTTGGTGGCGTTGGCGGCTCAAGGGCTGGTCAAGACCGTGAACAGCTTCAGCAGCGAAGCGAAGCCCTAGGCCGCACATGGATCATCATGTGGGAGCGGGCTTGCCCGCGATAGCAGCGTGTCAGTCGGTGAATTTATCCACTGATACACCGCCATCGCAGGCAAGCCAGCTCCCACAGAAGAGTTGAGTAGCCTGGGACTACTTGCAGTCCTGCGCCGACATTTCCAGCCGCGACGGCTTGATCGCCGAGGCCAGCGGCTTGCGCTCGTACAGGAAGACTTTGGTGCCGTCCTGGGACTTGTAGGCCTCCAGCACGTCATCGGCGGCAATCTTGCTGGTCAACACCACCTTGGCGTGACGCGAGTTCTGCGTCACAGTCGAGGAAATGCCGTGTTTTTCAAGCTTGGGCAGTACGCATTGCACGTAGCTTTCGGGCGACTTGTCCGTTTGCAGCGTCAAGGTCGGAGCGTTGGGAGCAGTGATACAACCGGTCAACAACAAAGAAGCAAAAGCCAGGGCCGGGACGAAAAAAGAGCGCATAAACATTCCTGAAAATAACCAATAGGGTTCACATCGATCCGCACATCATCCGGCGCGGACCAGGGCCTTGAGCGATGCGTCGAACTGCTTCAACGCATCAAGCTGCACATCACGTTGCTGTTCAATCTGCGCGGCAATTTCCGGGGCCGCTTTGTCGTGCACCCACACCGACGGCACCTGCTTGTGCACCGAACCTTCGGCCTTGGCGATGTATTGCAGGTCCGCATCATAGAACCGTGCAACAAAGCGCGCCTCGACCACGTCGTTACGCTGGGTCAGCAGTTGGTTATGGGTATCGAGCATCACCACCACATCGGGGTGAGCCTGCACCAGTTCATCCAGGCTGCTATAGACCGTGACGACAGGAAAAGTGCCCTGCAATGAATTCATCAACCAATCAATTGCCAGCTCCGGGTCGGAACTGTTGACGAACGCCTCGCGGATGCGCCCGTCAAGGGCATCCTTGGCGCCGTTCATGGCCATGGCGTGGTAGCGTTCAAGGTAACTGAGGTTGTCGCGGGTCTTTTCGCTGTACAACACACCCACCGACTGCACGTGCTGCAGGGAGTCTACGCTACCGACGAGTGGCAGCAAATGGCCCGTACGCAGATCATCAGCAATTGCCGGGTTGGCCAGCACCGCAGTGCCGAGCATCAGCATCATTAAACCCAGTTGGATTATCGTCCTCATCGCGCATTTCCTTGAACAGCGTCTCGATGGGGGGATTGTCCGCCTTTGGCACAAAAACAGAACTTGTGATCCTTGATGGTGACTATCATTTGAACCGATAGTGTCGGGAATAGCGATCTCTATAAAACTATAAGGACCTTGCCATGAAGCCCCACCAGAAAATCTTCGACCGCATCCGCGAAGCTGTTTTGCCGGAGTTTCGCGAGCGGGTCGCCGATTACCTGGTCGACTATGAAAACGTGCTGCAGGACGCAGCCGCCGATGCCGACCAGCGCTACGCCAGCGCCCAGCAATTGCGCGGTTACCTGCGCGGCTTGAACACCACACGGGTTCTCGGAATGGCAGATTGGGAAGACCTCGACCGGCGTGTGGAACAGGCTTCGCTACACGTGCTCGAAGCCGAATAACCGGCTGGGCGTGTCGATCAGCAAAGCCTGCTGCACCGACTTCGAAAAACCCAGCGCCTGGCGTTGCTCCACCACGCTCGCATAGCTGATACGGTTTTCGTGCTGGGTATGCGGCCAGTCACTGCCCCACACCAGGCGCTCAAGGCCAAAGCTCTGCGCCAGCAAGGGCATGGCCGCACGGGCAAACTCAAGGTTTTGCTCTGGGGTGCCGGCCAAGCGGTAGATGCCCGAAACCTTCAGCCACACCTGCCCGCTTGCGCCCAATGCCAGCAATTCGCCGAACGCGGGCTGGTCAACGCCGCGCCGCGCATCCGGGCGCCCGAAGTGATCAATCACCAGCTTGACCCCGAATGGCAACAGCTGGCGCACCAGGTGCGGCAGGTCGTCCAGCTCGCGGTGCAGCTCCACATGCCAACCCAGCTCGACTAACCGCTGGAAAAACACCGCCCAGCCCGGCTCGGCGAAGTCCGGCAGCGGCTGCCCCACCAGGTTCAACCGCACCCCGACCACACCCTGGCGAGCCATGGCCTGCAAGGTCTCGGGCGCTACCTGCCGGTCAACCACCACTACCCCGCGCAACCGGTCAGGCGCCTGCTGCAAAGCGGCCAGCAGATAGCGGTTGTCAGTGCCAAGAAAACTCGGCTGCACCAAAACACCATGGCTCAAACCATTGGCGTGCAGATGCTCGAGGTATTCGGCCAGTGTGGCGTCGTAACCCGGCGTGTAGCGGCGCCCGCCGGCGAGGGTCAGCGTGTGGCTGAACACATGGGCATGAGCGTCGATGCCAGTGAGGGTGCGGTTATCAAGCATGGTTTTATCGTTCACCAAAAAAGAAGTTCAAGCCTGGGCACGCTGGCCAACCGGGGCACAGTCGGCAGGCGCGGCTTCGAGGGCACGGCCACGGGTTTCCGGCAGGCACAAGGCGGCAATCACCGCGACGCCGTAGGCAATCCCGGCATCAATGCCAATCGCCGAGCCCAGGGACATCGAGTCACTCATATGCCCCACCAGAAACGGGAACACGGCGGACAACACGCGCCCGAAGTTGTAGCAAAAACCCACGCCGGCACCGCGTACGTCTGCCGGGTACAACTCGTTGAACAGCGCCCCCAGGCTGGCGGGAATACCTGCCGCGAAAAAGCCCAGCGGGAAACCGAGGAAGAGCATCTGGGTATTGGTCAGCGGCAGGAACACATAGGCCTGCACGGTGACCACGCAGCACAGCGCAAACAGCACGATATTCTTGCGTCGGCCAATGCGGTCGATCAGCAAACCACTGACCACGCAGCCACACCAGAACGCGAAGATGATCACCGCCAGGTAGCCACCGGAATTAAGCACCGACAGGTTGCGCTCGGTCTTGAGAAAGGTCGGCAGCCAGGTCATCACCGCGTGGTAGCCGCCGTGGGCGCCCAGGCCGAGCAAGCCGCCAAACAGCGTGACGCGGATCAATTCAGGGCGAAAAATGCCGGCCAGGGACTTGAAGAAGC
The sequence above is a segment of the Pseudomonas sp. R76 genome. Coding sequences within it:
- a CDS encoding alpha/beta fold hydrolase, with product MDLKHRNNVSVTGNGMATLVFSHGFGCNQAMWNYLAPAFVDRFRVVMYDLVGAGLSDLSAFDKTKYATLAGYAQDLNEIVDAYATGPVILVSHSVSAMIATLADRLAPGRIAAHVMIGPSPRYINDADYVGGFQRSDIADLLDTLDSNYLGWSSAMAPKIMGAPGQPALSDELSDSFCRTEPDIAKQFARVTFMSDNRQDVVGLATPVLILQSSDDLIAPVAVGEYLHRVLPNSAYCLVDNVGHCPHMSAPKACAAAMEDFLAPWAIADVG
- a CDS encoding L,D-transpeptidase family protein, which translates into the protein MFKKHACYLSICLLVAPLVATADELPVGAVPVISASPLQQALAQLPSVCPSLAPHIDAAAQSRLQAFYQQQGDVPLWSADDRRQALNTQLLMLADDGLDPTHYSLPAADATANVLCSDIDVSRQYLQALQDLHYGRLQQSRFEPLWHSQPPTRDPNTEVLAFAASGLQNMAQAFDQARPSADLYRSLRNAYATVRLQPLPHWDPVATGPLLRPGMEDPRVPELAQRLYRGGYLAKAPTGNGKQYRDELVKAVKAFQLSHSLQADGVIGAGTVAELNISPAMRRDQLRINLERFRWLAQDLEPEGVLVNVAAAQLSVYQSGIPVWQTRLQVGRAERQTPLLKSRITRLTLNPTWTIPPTIMREDKLPAIRLNPEYLRQQNLQVLDPEGRPLAPEQIDWARPGNILLRQDAGPRNPLGKIVMRFPNPYSVYLHDTPSQPLFTKGPRAFSSGCVRVEQPLLLRDLLVTPAERTRTDELLATGVTHEFRLATPVPVLLGYWTVEVDRQGGLVYAPDIYGRDPVLMKAMGAVL
- a CDS encoding TPM domain-containing protein, encoding MLRWLHPFVVSLLVLMVAGLLVTAQAETSPIGVALDQRVIDLTGTLDAQTLARLKLELDALERRKGSQVAVLLVPTTGDASIEDYANQVFRAWKLGRKDVNDGILLLVAKDDRKVRIEVGYGLEGTVTDLLAHRIIDEHITPAFRQGNYVGGVARGVNDLVVLVDGGDLPRDAEKGLPLGASAVLLAFIVGAGVGVLVVTRTLHWRHALIAMGVLTALVVGVCGGREWPVYLVVFPLNLLIGAAVFGWLWRARTVFYCALALLIYGVSLVVVNQYRDVNFFDWLAFLLGTVAILALFLALFWVMKDAWRRSRVGFFVRFLLTTVVFVGAGLDAHAGPGGWLLALPKAAFAGVFIFCLTASSFRSGSGGGSSRSRYRRSSSSSGSSSSGSAGGSSGGAGRGGSSGGGGASGSW
- the dapF gene encoding diaminopimelate epimerase, which produces MTLPFVKMHAHGDDFIIIDRRGQDDPITAQIARRLGNRHTGIGFNQLAVVLDCDDAAARIKFWNPNGTPLQTCGSATRGVADRLMHETGSDSIVLRTERGLLTCVRAAARQVSVDMGAPSLEWASVPLAEVMDTRSLPIDGNPAACSMGNPHCTFFVEDIAAIDVSAVGPALETHPLFPARTNVHFVQVLNRNHIRLRIWERGGGVPLGSGSCCCGAVVNGIRRGLLDDTVQVQCDGGTVTVQWDGQGGVVLTGSVEPVMQGAAYVF
- a CDS encoding murein L,D-transpeptidase catalytic domain family protein, whose amino-acid sequence is MLTFMCRFGLITVTLAALSNFALAANGNTPNLYSSLARSAPELNPTVLKSALNAVQCAVNNGEERSERLAVIDYSQPSTARRLWIFDLRKKTLVLRDLVAHGAKSGENFATQFSNREGSHQSSLGLFRTQESYLGTHGYSLRMDGLEPGFNDQARDRALVIHAADYVSPLWSKREGRIGRSQGCPAVRPQVARQVVDKLKDGQFMFSWYPDQHWLKSSTYLNCKPQQVASSRTIRGG
- a CDS encoding ATPase, with protein sequence MRTIIQLGLMMLMLGTAVLANPAIADDLRTGHLLPLVGSVDSLQHVQSVGVLYSEKTRDNLSYLERYHAMAMNGAKDALDGRIREAFVNSSDPELAIDWLMNSLQGTFPVVTVYSSLDELVQAHPDVVVMLDTHNQLLTQRNDVVEARFVARFYDADLQYIAKAEGSVHKQVPSVWVHDKAAPEIAAQIEQQRDVQLDALKQFDASLKALVRAG
- a CDS encoding alginate lyase family protein; this translates as MKKTAFVFTTLLATFCHTAVAAAQAPSLCQPALSNPTSQALVTAAQRHLADVPQPLPHLHTEGTLPHQGIREQSIAAEKDWPVMRQAALAWRLSHDPRYLKQVDDYLAAWAEVYQPDFNPIDETNLDMLINAYALTADSLQPATREASRRLISSLGNGYIARIEQFHGQKKGTQTNNWQSHRVKLVTVAAAALGDHAMLEQAHQLFKQQIADNVLPDGSVTDFQDRDALHYVVYDLEPLVQAALAAKPYGVGGDWLSLRANGASLAAALDWLVPYATGQRSHQEFVHTHVQFDKDRAGVGEAGYSGTWQPQSSATLFWLAAQLDKRYLPVATQLAAHPADWISACYLK
- a CDS encoding creatininase family protein codes for the protein MLLHHSTWIEIGQFLERSRTVVIPIGSNEQHGPTGLLGTDWMCPEIIAHEAQKNADILIGPTFNIGMAQHHLGFPGTISLRPSTFIAAIGDWVRSLAGHGFDKILFLNGHGGNIATIEAAFSELYAEASFARRPAGFALKLVNWWDLEGVTDLAQRQFPVGHGSHATPSEIAVTQWAYADSIKSAEYSPQIANTGPIREALDFRARFPDGRMGSDPALATVEKGGELVALAAQGLVKTVNSFSSEAKP
- a CDS encoding amidohydrolase family protein, which gives rise to MLDNRTLTGIDAHAHVFSHTLTLAGGRRYTPGYDATLAEYLEHLHANGLSHGVLVQPSFLGTDNRYLLAALQQAPDRLRGVVVVDRQVAPETLQAMARQGVVGVRLNLVGQPLPDFAEPGWAVFFQRLVELGWHVELHRELDDLPHLVRQLLPFGVKLVIDHFGRPDARRGVDQPAFGELLALGASGQVWLKVSGIYRLAGTPEQNLEFARAAMPLLAQSFGLERLVWGSDWPHTQHENRISYASVVEQRQALGFSKSVQQALLIDTPSRLFGFEHV
- a CDS encoding PAS domain-containing sensor histidine kinase, with the protein product MSAELFDNAACALAVTAEDGTILQANARFSEWLGFSRAELCGRRFQDLLTMGGRIFHQTHLAPMLRLRGSVTEVKLDMRHHDGHKVTVLLNGNKREQADAAVYDLALFGTTDRDKYERELLNARHLAEALLQERTATEIALQQAQAELSEAYAIAQRRALFAEQMVAIVSHDLKNPLTAIRMASDFLNRGERTAKEHQLLGHIAQSSERAHRMIADLLDFTQARVGHGISIKAAPLDLHAVIALAVDELRVAFPKATLEHHAEGQGDACLDADRVQQIIGNLVANSVAYGDLRQPISVTSRLGEKGCEVSVHNYGAVIPEALLADLFEPMTRGTDQGSEVRSVGLGLYIVRELARVHGGDVAVSSCATGGTTFTVKF
- a CDS encoding AAA family ATPase, with amino-acid sequence MLIVFSGLPGTGKTTLAREVARQAGAVYLRIDVIEQALRGSGVLAGDVGASGYDVANALALSNLRLGHKVVADCVNPVKESRAAWQAVATAAGVELLDIQVVCSDRQEHRRRVESRAGDIPGLVPPSWQSVTAHEYEVWDEVPLTVDTAIVTVDQAVALILRHI